cttctgcggaggataagttcatccgagtcaccagcctcagaaattgcaggttaacagcagctcagattagagaccaggtcaatgccacacagagttctagcagcagacacatctctagaacaactgttaagaggagactgtgtgaatcaggccttcatggtagaatatctgctaggaaaccactgctaaggacagacaacaagcagaaaagacttgtttgggctaaagaacacaagaaatggacattagaccagtgaaaatctgtgctttcgtctgatgagtccaaatttgagatctttggttccaaccaccgtgtctttgtgcgacgcagaaaaggtgaacggatggactctacatgcctggttcccaccgtgaagcatggaggaggaggtgtgggggtgctttgctggtgacactgttggggatttattcaaaattgaaggcatactgaaccagcatggctaccacagcatcttgcagcggcatgctattccatccggtttgcatttagttggaccatcatttatttttcaacaggacaatgaccctaaacacaccttcaggcggtgtaagggctatttgaccatgaaggagagtgatggggtgctgcgccagatgacctggcctccacagtcaccggacctgaacccaatcgagatggtttggggtgagctggaccgcagagtgaaggcaaaaggtccaacaagttctaagcatctctgggaactccttcaagacttttggaagaccatttcaggtcactacctcttgaagatcatcaagagaatgccaagagtgtgcaaagcagtaatcaaagcaaaaggtggctattttgaagaacctagaatatgacatattttcagttgtttcacactttttttgttatggatataattgcacatgtgtttattcatagttttgatgccttcagtgtgaatctacacttttcatagttatgaaaataaggaaaactctttgaatgagaagatgtgtccaaatatttggtctgtactgtatattcaccattttatgttgaatgacgagATTGAACAGTAGAACCACCATACCGccaattttgtgatatcttttcaacacatgttttgtacatggaatatctgctgcggaggcggcagtgttatatatgaagaacagttgaagttaataaagaagttatttcaagcatttgctgtgctctttaaaccttctgtttccatagaacggcgctagaggaattacagagtaatagacggtctggttagactaaaagtcagagataccaaaattcttctaatggcaccgcgcaaaaggcacttcatagtgctgcacctgccatagtttttttttttttattaatatgtttttcagagatttattttctttttaattcaaACTCAAGCTCAGCTCCATATTATTTAAATATGCAgattgacaccaaaataaatggtTAAAATTGGTTTCCTGTTTTGGTCATattgatagttttttttgtttgtttgtttgatgTGAAAAGAGAATCTATGCagacatttttttcaattttattctcACTTgaattttattgtatattttgatacttttaaaatatattttggccTATAGGACATTTACAcatcactgtaactggggcatccaaatgTGACAACCCTGCCTGGAAAGGTAGAAACCACTATGTGCACAAAACAAGCAATCACCGACATaatatattaaagggagtctgtcatcaaagtttcacctttttaaccctttccatagctttctagcagccttacagttaataaaaacgttacctttatgagcaatcctggacatataaaaccggcaaaaaacatcttagtagcatatgcaaatgagggctcgcaagtgctcaggggtggcgttaccctcgtaggtgcccagctagctcagcctcatcgtcgcttccccccgcccattctttccctctgcccgcccatctacttacttcttgtttcgccgagatcccgcgcctgcgcactcagtccgtcggccaatccttgtacggcatcacagtaattaatgcgcatgcgctggcaAAAGGCGTGAAAACACcacaaaggaggcggtccatcgggcgcatgcgcattaattactgtgatgccgtacaaggaatgggcatcgcagggcgcatgcgccggcctgagTGCGCAGAATCTCGGtgaaacaagaagtaagtagatgggcggtcagagggaaagaatgAGCGGGGGGAAGCGACCATAAagctgagctagctgggcacctacgagggtaacgctgcccctgggcacttgtgagccctcatttgcatatgctactaagatagtttttgccggttttataagtccaggattgctcataaaggtaaagtttttattaactgtaaggctgctagaaagctatgggaagggttaaaaaggtgaaactttgatgacagactccctttaagaggcaGCATCCAAAACCATCCATAGAAACAGTAAAGGATCACTACCACCCCTCCCCACACAAGGTATCGTCATTACCTATAGAAGTATTGTCAGGTGTCAGACATCCGATTATAAACCCAGACAAAACTGTAACTGCGCCCATGGAACAGCCTGAATATTAGAGATCCTCCAATTAAAACATCATCTCCACATCAACATACAATAATGGAAATGAAAATAGTCATAGGAaacaaaatgataaaaaattaaaatatatccaataaaaacattttatatCAAGTCTTCAATTATAAAACTAAACAATCCAGAGCTCGTGGGACATACAAAGAAGAAAATACCCAAGGATTCACCCACTGGTAAATTAATGCGAGATGAGAGAAGCACATGACTTCTATAAATACAGGGGTGGCGGGGACCCCACTTGTTGGTTTTATCTACAGGTACATTTTGGTCAGGGTGCACAGATTAAGATGGTATTCCTTTAGGAGGGCGATTAATGGCTTCTATGTAATGAGGCAATCCTCACCTGGGTCACTtgttgggagaacttgcacatcaCTGATGAAACCCAGTAAGAGCTGACGGTTTCTTGACAAGCTCATATTTGACGTTTTTAATTTTACAAATACTTATAAAAGGTAGAACAGACCAGGGCTGGAATAGGTAGAtagttatcttttttttttttgtttttttttcctctcactAACCATTTTTGTTTAGAggggatatagatatatatatatatatatatatagtataaactTTCACTTTTAACTGGATCTGTCCTTTGATGACCAGTATTGATTCAATACAGGAGACAACACGTGTTTGAGGAGCTCTCACAGTGGTTCCAATCATCACTCCAAGCCCTCAGCCACCTCTTGTAACTCAAAGCAAGGTGCTGTTTTATCTCCCTGTAAAAAGAAGTATCTGAAGGAATGAAGCCAGTTAGTTAGTGACACTgactaccataaaaacacataagGGTGGTCACTAAAGGGCTAAGCATGGAGATGGCTTCTCTTTGTGAGTTTTATAATGTGTAACAAGAActgatttctggttaaaacatttcccacattctgaacatgaaaatggctttttccCGGTATGAATTCTCAGATGTACAACAAGTTCCGATTtctgcttaaaacatttcccacattctgaacatgaaaatggcttctcccctgtgtgaattctctgatgtataacaagatctgatttactGTTAAAAAAtgtaccacattctgaacatggatacGGCTTTTCTCCTTTGTGAATTCTCAGATGtacaacaagatttgatttatgcttaaaacatttcccacattctgagcataaaaatggcttctctcctgtgtgaattctctgatgtacaacaagtgctgatttatgcttaaaacatttcaaacattctgaacacgaaaatggattctctcctgtgtgatttctctgatgtacaacaagatttgatttatgcttaaaacatttcccacattctgaacatgaaaatggcttctccccggtGTGAATTCTCAGATGTACAACAAGTTCTGATTTACTGTTAAaaaatttcccacattctgaacatggatatgGCTTTTCTCctttgtgaattctctgatgtacaacaagatctgatttatggttaaaacatttcccacattctgaacatggatatggcttctctcctgtgtgcgttctctgatgtataacaagagctgatttctgcttaaaacatttcccacattctgaacatggatatggcttctctcctgtgtgagttctctgatgtacaGCAAGAGCTGATTTATACtcaaaacatttaccacattctgaacatgaaaatggcttctcttttACGTGAGCTGTTTGATGTTTAGCACTTCTTCTGTGACTTTTATTCTGTGttacagtctgtgatgaatcaaAAGATCGGACCTGTTTAAAATGATCAAATAATACATTGTGGCTGTGATTGGATGAGGGTATATCTTGGATATTGGCATGCTCTTCAAATGTGTCTCGTGTGATACCACAATCATCTACtttaaaatctgaagataccagatGTTTCTGTAAGTTCCTGGaacagtcatctgccaagaataaaacacatttttattaCTGATGAATAATATACCAAAATATTCTATTTAAATTGTATCACATTTCAGTGtcaaaaaaatccacagaaaggTATGGCACAAAATACAAGAATAAAAAAGATCACAATCTGACAGTAGACCAAGGGGCATAACTAGGCCAGGTTGGCCCCCACCTTGAGCAACTTCCCTGCAACCTCCACCCAATCCGtcattttaaatacatataaataaaacatttcctagCGCTGGACAAGAGGCGCTGAATGTCCCCTTAGTTCCCCACACCATAGTTATCTCCCCTAAGAGTCCCTTTCACAGTAGAATTCCCATTTAGTGCCCTCAGGAGAATGCCCCCTTGATATCtccaaacagtagttatgccccattagtgcccccacacagtagttatgcccccttagtgcccccacacagtagttatgcaccttattgcccccacacaatagttatgccccttaCAATAatgcttccccttagtgcccccacacagtagttatgcccccttgatgtctccaaacagtagttatgcaccttagtgcccccacacaatagttatatCCCTTACAATAATGCttccccttagtgtcccccacaAAGTAGTCATGCCCCCTTTGCGTCCCCTTCTACAATAGTACTGTAACAGTACTATTGTAGAAGGGGACACAAAGGGAGCATGActgtcccttagtgccccttacagtagtgaagCTCCTTATACTGTTTATACTTTGAATATAATTTATAAAGTACTACCAAGCACATCATGCTCTTCCCAGTGGCAGACgtgatgtgatgacgtcatctctcCTGCTGAGCTGAGGAGAGCACACAGGCCGAGGGATTATCTCTAGTCTGTACGCTCTCCCTCTCAGCCCAGCAGGtacaatgacatcactgtatcacacctgctgctggggagagtgcAGGCCAGGGAATGAGACCTGGACTATAATGGATGACAGATACAGCAGCTGGACTCGGAGGGAGGAGAGTAGAATGGACAGTAGGAGGCACAGTCCTGTCACTCTCAAGTAAACAAACTGGATGGCACGCTCCATAAACTCTTCCTTTTTTTCGTGGATTAATATTAAGTGCCTGCGATTCATATATAAACACCATCCATTGATAATGAAAATTCTATCACTACAGATGAACTATTTCTTGGAATTAATTTCAGGTGCAATTCTGATGAATCAATCAAAAGAGTCAATTAGGgaatgttaaagggcttctgtcaccccactaaagtcattttttttttggggggggctagtttatttccttatactgcgatatatgaaaatataatgctcttacttactttccttcagcagtttcttctaaaagcgaacttttatcatatgtaaattaggtctctaccagcaagtagggcgtctacttgctggtagccgccgcaaaaaaacgccccctcgtcctgttgattgatagggccagccgcgatctcctcctccagccggccctgtcagcatttcaaaaatcgcgcgcctgtgttcattcggcgcaggcgctctgagatgaggaggctcgcctcctcagcactccctcagtgcgcctgcgccgatgacatcacagaaagagaagacgtcatcggcgcaggcacactgagggagttctgaggaggcgagcctcctcatctcagagcgcctgcgccgaaacaacacaggcgcgcgatttttgaaatgccgacagggctggccggaggaggagagcgcggctggccctgtcaatcaacacgacgagggggcgtttttttgcggcggctaccagcaagtagacgccctacttgctgatagagacctaatttacatattataaaagtttgtttttagaagaaactgctgaaggaaagtaagtaagagcattatattttcatatatcgcagtataaagAATTATActagcccccccccaaaaaaaaatgactttagtggggtgacagaagccctttaaataataTGTGATCCAGTATTACTTGGTATTTAATGTAGAAAATGTATTATACTGCACACGGACACCATTTATACTGATACAAAAGGGCGATGGAAGGTCCCACCAGATACcaacggccatctgaccaatgattgctcataaaatctgtcagataatctgttggtgtaaatgcacctttagatATAaacagcagatcttgatgatttgcttcCCAAAagcattcagcatggcagaacattcctcggacaatcattaaccccttagtgaccagactgtttgggccttactgaccaagggtttttcttcctttttttccatCATCGcaatccaagagctataacttttttatttttccgtctatgtagctttatgagggcttgtgttttgcgggacaagttgtagtttttaatggcgtcattttggggtacacataactttctgattaaagggagtctgtcacctatcTGACCGTTTTTAAACAGATCACATtgttcagtggggcacaaagacatgacacagatgttacctgtGCTTAGTTTTTCAGATGCctcaaatcgcccaaaaagttgtttttatcatatgctaatgagccgtcgaaagtgcccaggggcggagagttttctgaaagtgcccaggggcggagagttttctgaaagtgcccaggggcggagagttttctgaaagtgcccaggggcggagagttttctgaaagtgcccaagttaCCCTGCCTCACTCGCacctaactccgcccctcagcaagctcaggccagccctgtggcATCATATTTCCCTGTCGGCTGTTCGCACATCGCTGCCGGGCCCGGCATGCGCACTGTTCTGCGCACTGTTATCTAAAGAATGGCTGACAATTGTCCAGTAGGTGGTACATGGCTAGTGGGCAGGA
The sequence above is a segment of the Bufo gargarizans isolate SCDJY-AF-19 chromosome 6, ASM1485885v1, whole genome shotgun sequence genome. Coding sequences within it:
- the LOC122941896 gene encoding zinc finger protein OZF-like, which translates into the protein MGQKNITMSHRIIRYVRGDEQSTEDLPTDNRPDDCSRNLQKHLVSSDFKVDDCGITRDTFEEHANIQDIPSSNHSHNVLFDHFKQVRSFDSSQTVTQNKSHRRSAKHQTAHVKEKPFSCSECGKCFEYKSALAVHQRTHTGEKPYPCSECGKCFKQKSALVIHQRTHTGEKPYPCSECGKCFNHKSDLVVHQRIHKGEKPYPCSECGKFFNSKSELVVHLRIHTGEKPFSCSECGKCFKHKSNLVVHQRNHTGENPFSCSECLKCFKHKSALVVHQRIHTGEKPFLCSECGKCFKHKSNLVVHLRIHKGEKPYPCSECGTFFNSKSDLVIHQRIHTGEKPFSCSECGKCFKQKSELVVHLRIHTGKKPFSCSECGKCFNQKSVLVTHYKTHKEKPSPCLAL